A genomic segment from Arcobacter acticola encodes:
- a CDS encoding ABC transporter permease: MKKYIYCMKGIVYKELIRFLKQKSRFFSALVRPLLWLFIFSVGFKTALGLAIIPPYETYITYETYIVPGLVGMVLLFNGMQSSLTMIFDREMGSMKILLTSYINRNYLLFCKMFATAIVSTLQAITFLIVAILYGVDISYIAIILTIPIIIVSSIILNAFALFISSVIKQLENFATVMNFVIFPMFFLSSALYPLWKIKDSSLLLFNISSYNPFTYIVEAIRFSLYEKFELEIFLILGISFVISLIMAFVGFKSKKVSHG; the protein is encoded by the coding sequence ATGAAAAAATATATATATTGTATGAAAGGAATTGTTTATAAAGAGCTAATAAGATTTTTAAAACAAAAAAGTAGATTCTTTTCAGCTCTTGTTAGACCACTTTTATGGCTATTTATTTTTTCAGTTGGATTTAAAACTGCTTTAGGTCTTGCAATTATTCCTCCCTATGAAACTTATATAACTTATGAAACATATATAGTTCCAGGACTTGTTGGAATGGTTTTACTTTTTAATGGAATGCAAAGCTCACTAACTATGATATTTGATAGAGAAATGGGAAGTATGAAAATACTTTTAACTTCTTATATAAATAGAAACTATTTACTATTTTGTAAAATGTTTGCAACAGCAATTGTTTCAACTTTACAAGCTATTACTTTTTTAATAGTTGCAATTCTTTATGGTGTTGATATTTCATATATAGCTATTATTTTAACTATACCTATTATTATAGTTTCATCTATTATTTTAAATGCTTTTGCCCTTTTTATTTCATCGGTTATAAAACAGTTGGAAAACTTTGCAACGGTTATGAATTTTGTGATTTTCCCTATGTTTTTTCTAAGTTCTGCACTTTATCCACTTTGGAAAATAAAAGATTCATCACTTCTTTTGTTTAATATCTCCTCTTATAATCCATTTACTTATATTGTAGAGGCTATACGATTCTCACTTTATGAAAAATTTGAGCTAGAAATCTTTCTAATTTTAGGAATTTCATTTGTAATTAGCCTAATAATGGCCTTTGTAGGGTTTAAATCAAAAAAAGTAAGTCATGGCTAA
- a CDS encoding methanol/ethanol family PQQ-dependent dehydrogenase, whose protein sequence is MIKKKLLTSAAAVTLCALISAQANSNTSKVIEPSYNPVTYTEISNDAKSTEDVLTYGLGQQGQRYSTLEQINKKTIKDLVPVWNFSFGGEKQRGQESQPIIKDGVMYVTGSYSRVFAINIANGEEIWQYDAKLPDAILPCCDVINRGVAIYDNLVIFGTLDAKLVALDRKTGNVVWKKKVEEYKDGYSITAAPMIVKDMVITGVAGGEFGIVGKVEARNAKTGELVWTRPTVEGHMGYLNGKENGITGGEAGKTWPGDLWKSGGAATWLGGTYDPDTNLIFMGTGNPAPWNSHLRPGDNLYSSSRLALDPDTGKIVWHFQTTPHDGWDFDGVNELISFDYTNKDGKIEKLAATADRNGFFYVLDRTNGKFVTANPFVSNITWATGIGKDGRPLYVEEGRPGNPGAESKGTSVFAVPAFLGAKNWMPMAYSQKTKNFYVPSNEWGMDIWNQPVSYKKGAAYLGAGFTIKPIFEDHIGSLKAIEPLTGKVKWEYKNPAPLWGGVLTTAGGLVFTGTPEGKLLAFDDETGEILYTFQVGSGIVGSPVTWEQNGEQFISIVSGWGGAVPLWGGEVAKQIKNINQGGTVHVFKLHKSK, encoded by the coding sequence ATGATTAAAAAAAAGCTACTAACTAGTGCCGCTGCCGTTACACTTTGTGCCCTAATTAGCGCTCAAGCAAATAGTAACACAAGTAAGGTTATAGAACCATCATACAATCCAGTTACTTATACTGAAATTTCAAATGATGCGAAGTCTACAGAAGATGTTTTAACTTATGGTTTAGGACAACAAGGTCAAAGATATTCAACTCTTGAACAAATTAATAAAAAAACAATTAAAGATTTAGTTCCTGTGTGGAATTTCTCTTTTGGTGGTGAAAAACAAAGAGGACAAGAATCTCAACCAATTATCAAAGATGGTGTAATGTATGTTACAGGTTCTTACTCTAGAGTTTTTGCTATTAATATAGCAAATGGTGAAGAAATTTGGCAATATGATGCAAAACTTCCTGATGCAATTTTACCTTGTTGTGATGTTATCAACAGAGGTGTTGCTATTTATGATAATTTAGTTATTTTTGGAACTCTTGATGCAAAATTAGTTGCACTTGATAGAAAAACTGGAAATGTAGTTTGGAAGAAAAAAGTAGAAGAGTATAAAGATGGTTACTCAATAACAGCTGCTCCTATGATTGTAAAAGATATGGTAATTACAGGTGTTGCAGGTGGTGAGTTTGGTATTGTTGGAAAAGTTGAAGCTAGAAATGCTAAAACAGGTGAACTTGTATGGACTAGACCTACTGTTGAAGGTCATATGGGTTACTTAAATGGGAAAGAAAATGGAATAACTGGTGGAGAAGCTGGTAAAACTTGGCCTGGAGATTTATGGAAATCAGGAGGAGCTGCTACTTGGTTAGGTGGAACTTATGACCCTGATACTAACTTAATCTTTATGGGTACAGGAAATCCAGCTCCTTGGAATTCACATTTAAGACCAGGGGATAACTTATATTCATCTTCAAGATTAGCACTTGACCCTGATACTGGGAAAATCGTTTGGCATTTTCAAACAACTCCACATGATGGATGGGATTTTGATGGTGTAAATGAATTAATTTCATTTGATTATACAAATAAAGATGGAAAAATAGAAAAACTAGCAGCAACTGCTGATAGAAATGGATTCTTCTATGTATTAGATAGAACTAATGGTAAATTTGTTACTGCAAACCCATTTGTTTCGAATATTACATGGGCAACTGGTATTGGAAAAGATGGTAGACCACTTTATGTAGAAGAGGGAAGACCTGGAAATCCTGGAGCTGAGTCTAAAGGAACATCAGTGTTTGCAGTTCCTGCATTCTTGGGAGCTAAAAACTGGATGCCAATGGCTTATTCACAAAAAACAAAAAATTTCTATGTTCCATCTAATGAGTGGGGAATGGATATTTGGAATCAACCTGTTTCTTATAAAAAAGGTGCTGCTTACTTAGGTGCTGGATTTACAATCAAGCCAATATTTGAAGACCATATTGGTTCTTTAAAAGCAATCGAGCCATTAACTGGAAAAGTTAAATGGGAATATAAAAACCCTGCACCATTATGGGGTGGAGTTTTAACAACTGCTGGTGGACTTGTATTTACAGGAACTCCTGAAGGTAAATTATTAGCATTTGATGATGAAACAGGTGAAATCTTGTATACATTCCAAGTTGGTTCTGGAATCGTTGGGTCTCCTGTTACTTGGGAACAAAATGGTGAACAATTTATCTCAATCGTTTCAGGTTGGGGTGGAGCTGTACCTTTATGGGGTGGAGAAGTTGCAAAACAAATCAAAAACATAAATCAAGGTGGAACAGTTCACGTATTTAAACTACATAAATCTAAATAG
- the pqqA gene encoding pyrroloquinoline quinone precursor peptide PqqA, which yields MKWEKPMFVDNRFGFEVTMYICHE from the coding sequence ATGAAATGGGAAAAACCAATGTTCGTTGATAATAGATTCGGATTTGAAGTGACAATGTATATTTGTCATGAATAA
- the pqqB gene encoding pyrroloquinoline quinone biosynthesis protein PqqB — MKIEILGSSAGGGLPQFNCNCHNCKGYREGKPTIKRRTQSSITVSEDGENWVLFNTSPDILEQIHNSPFLHPTKTRETKIKAIIFNDAQIDHTTGLLMLREGCPHQIYCTKEVNEELNTSFPLMKMLKHWDGGGTFWHEIIPNSTTKFEIPVMPSYEFYAHSLISNAPPYSAYRDKPRKGDNIGVTVVNKKTGKRLFYLPGLGVLEEHILEEMAKADILLLEGTLWTNDEMIKGNFSKKLGTEMGHIPLNGEEGLIKVLDTLEKPRKILIHINNTNPILDESTLEYKELISHGIEISYDGMSIEI, encoded by the coding sequence ATGAAAATAGAAATCTTAGGTTCAAGTGCAGGAGGAGGACTTCCTCAGTTTAATTGTAATTGTCATAACTGTAAGGGTTATAGAGAAGGCAAACCTACAATTAAAAGAAGAACACAAAGTTCAATTACTGTTAGTGAAGATGGAGAAAATTGGGTTTTATTTAATACCTCTCCTGATATTTTAGAGCAAATTCATAACTCACCTTTTTTACATCCTACAAAAACAAGAGAAACAAAAATAAAAGCTATTATTTTTAACGATGCTCAAATTGATCATACAACTGGACTTTTGATGTTAAGAGAGGGATGTCCTCATCAAATATATTGCACAAAAGAAGTAAATGAAGAGTTAAATACATCTTTCCCTTTAATGAAAATGCTAAAACATTGGGATGGTGGCGGAACTTTTTGGCATGAAATTATTCCAAATAGCACAACAAAATTTGAAATTCCAGTGATGCCTTCTTATGAATTTTATGCACACTCTTTGATTTCAAATGCACCGCCTTATTCAGCATATAGAGATAAGCCAAGAAAAGGCGATAATATTGGAGTTACAGTTGTAAATAAAAAAACTGGAAAAAGACTTTTTTATCTTCCTGGACTTGGAGTTCTTGAAGAGCATATCTTAGAAGAAATGGCAAAGGCTGATATTTTATTATTAGAAGGAACACTTTGGACTAATGATGAAATGATAAAAGGAAATTTTTCAAAGAAACTTGGAACTGAAATGGGACATATTCCATTAAATGGGGAAGAGGGTTTAATAAAAGTTTTAGATACTTTAGAAAAACCAAGAAAGATATTAATTCATATAAACAATACAAATCCTATCTTAGATGAATCAACGCTTGAATATAAAGAACTTATATCACATGGTATTGAAATATCTTATGATGGTATGAGTATAGAAATTTAA
- the pqqC gene encoding pyrroloquinoline-quinone synthase PqqC, whose amino-acid sequence MQEAYSKEEFETKLRNMGSMYHINHPFHIRMYEGSCTKEEIQGWVANRFYYQCMIPIKDAAIMSNCPSLEDRRKWIDRILDHDSVGGGIEAWLELGEAVGLKKEDLISHKFLLPSVKFAVDAYVNFAKHAPWKEAAMSSLTEMFAPQIHQQRLNTWPDNYPWIEQKGLRYFQKRLSEARRDVQHGLNITLEEFNTRELQEKAFSILQFKLDILWTMCDALYLAYELKRPPYFNCK is encoded by the coding sequence ATGCAAGAAGCTTATAGTAAAGAAGAATTTGAAACAAAACTTAGAAATATGGGAAGTATGTACCATATAAATCATCCTTTTCATATAAGAATGTATGAGGGTTCTTGCACTAAAGAAGAGATTCAAGGTTGGGTTGCAAATAGATTTTATTATCAATGTATGATTCCTATTAAAGATGCAGCTATTATGTCAAATTGTCCTAGTTTAGAAGATAGAAGAAAATGGATAGATAGAATACTTGACCATGATAGTGTTGGTGGGGGAATTGAAGCTTGGTTAGAGTTAGGTGAAGCTGTTGGACTTAAAAAAGAAGATTTGATTTCACATAAATTTTTATTACCATCTGTTAAATTTGCAGTTGATGCTTATGTAAATTTTGCTAAGCATGCTCCTTGGAAAGAAGCTGCAATGTCTTCATTAACTGAAATGTTTGCTCCTCAAATTCATCAACAAAGGCTAAATACTTGGCCAGATAACTATCCTTGGATTGAGCAAAAAGGTTTAAGATATTTTCAAAAAAGATTAAGTGAAGCAAGACGAGATGTTCAACATGGTTTAAATATTACACTTGAAGAGTTTAATACAAGAGAACTTCAAGAAAAAGCTTTTTCTATATTACAGTTTAAACTTGATATTCTATGGACAATGTGCGATGCTTTATATTTAGCATATGAATTAAAAAGACCACCATATTTTAATTGTAAGTAG